A region from the Roseivivax sp. THAF197b genome encodes:
- a CDS encoding DUF6878 family protein: protein MTNPQIDYAAMAAQWRAERETTLKASRVELLAQLRALGISEVAVEYEGYGDSGNVEDVTVQPAEVQLPEPLATEVGDFAWSLAYHHHPGFENNEGGYGTLTWDITADSVTLDHADRYVECSHSYDEGL from the coding sequence ATGACCAATCCCCAGATCGACTATGCCGCAATGGCGGCTCAGTGGCGTGCAGAGCGCGAAACCACCTTGAAGGCATCCAGAGTGGAGCTGCTCGCGCAACTACGTGCGCTTGGCATCAGCGAGGTCGCTGTCGAATACGAAGGCTATGGCGACTCCGGCAATGTCGAGGATGTGACGGTGCAGCCTGCAGAGGTCCAACTGCCGGAGCCGCTTGCCACAGAGGTTGGCGACTTCGCCTGGTCGCTCGCCTATCACCATCACCCGGGGTTCGAAAACAACGAGGGCGGCTACGGCACGCTGACCTGGGACATCACCGCCGACAGTGTCACCTTGGATCATGCCGACCGCTATGTCGAATGCTCGCACAGCTATGACGAGGGGCTGTGA
- a CDS encoding DUF736 family protein: MFAGTLTRNVETEAAEYTGMIHSTRFDIAIQLEARAKMSERSPDFDVTAVNKSGRKVRIGTAWNETGNTSGNPYISMQIDVGLGPFRVNAVQTKEARAAQSGEFEIIPLVSNGLMKSGSISGELTAMDADNAFTGYIANMMFDLEFMLIENSYKTEETHPDYRIEVSSPRGTPIRVGSAWMAKSRRTGNDYLSLLINTPDGDLRVNAVQNEEQRGGQTFSIIPFIDSGEQPQDAGAGLSLVA; this comes from the coding sequence ATGTTCGCAGGAACCCTCACCCGCAATGTCGAGACCGAAGCCGCCGAATACACCGGCATGATCCATTCGACGCGCTTTGACATTGCCATCCAGCTCGAGGCACGGGCCAAGATGTCCGAACGCAGCCCGGATTTTGATGTAACCGCGGTCAACAAGTCGGGCCGCAAGGTGCGCATCGGCACAGCCTGGAACGAGACCGGCAATACCAGCGGTAACCCCTACATCTCCATGCAGATCGATGTGGGCCTCGGCCCGTTCCGGGTCAACGCGGTGCAGACGAAAGAGGCGCGCGCGGCCCAGAGCGGCGAATTCGAGATCATCCCGTTGGTCTCGAACGGTCTGATGAAATCCGGCTCGATCTCGGGCGAGCTCACCGCCATGGACGCTGACAACGCCTTCACCGGCTACATCGCCAATATGATGTTCGATCTGGAGTTCATGCTGATCGAGAACAGCTACAAGACCGAGGAGACCCACCCTGACTACCGCATCGAGGTCAGCTCGCCCCGGGGCACACCGATCCGCGTTGGCTCGGCGTGGATGGCCAAGAGCCGCCGCACGGGCAATGACTACCTGTCGCTGCTGATCAACACGCCCGATGGCGACCTGCGCGTCAACGCCGTGCAGAACGAAGAACAGCGCGGCGGGCAGACCTTCTCGATCATCCCGTTCATCGACAGCGGTGAGCAGCCGCAGGACGCGGGCGCGGGGCTCTCGCTGGTCGCCTAA
- a CDS encoding ImmA/IrrE family metallo-endopeptidase, with amino-acid sequence MAAETRVAQAAISRVENGTKDVLSHEEIQSIARSLGFPVSFFFEQEPLYKTPLSIHGAAFRKKSAVSAKDQGAVVALANHLVLHLRRMLEAVDLEPQFPLLQFEVVDDKSSVSEHARAVTSAAEAAQKVRKSWQLDDGPLPNLVKYIEATGVFVVQGDFGGADIDGVTIRPPGMKPVVVLNEDRPADRKRFSLAHEYGHVILHPFPYDAMEKEANEFAAELLTPARGVLPDLKKPLTIPRLGQLKLKWRVAMAALIYRAKALNAITDQAATSLYKKMSYYGYRTREPDEFSIEHEQGSLSTQLLELHTEDLGYSFDELADALRTFPTELAEMHGLKPPDQRPKPKLKLVIGGEL; translated from the coding sequence TTGGCCGCAGAGACCAGAGTCGCACAGGCGGCGATCTCCAGAGTCGAAAACGGTACAAAGGACGTGCTGTCGCATGAAGAGATTCAGTCGATTGCGCGCTCTTTGGGATTCCCAGTTAGTTTTTTCTTTGAGCAGGAGCCGCTCTACAAAACACCCCTCAGTATCCACGGCGCGGCTTTCCGCAAGAAGTCGGCGGTTTCTGCGAAAGATCAAGGTGCAGTCGTCGCGCTAGCAAATCATCTTGTACTGCACTTGCGCAGAATGCTTGAAGCAGTCGACTTGGAGCCCCAGTTCCCATTGCTTCAGTTTGAGGTTGTGGATGACAAGTCGAGCGTAAGCGAACACGCCCGTGCCGTTACTTCTGCAGCCGAAGCGGCTCAAAAAGTCCGAAAGTCGTGGCAGTTGGACGATGGACCTTTGCCGAATCTCGTCAAGTACATTGAAGCTACCGGTGTGTTCGTGGTTCAAGGCGATTTTGGCGGTGCCGACATTGACGGCGTAACCATTAGGCCCCCAGGAATGAAACCGGTGGTGGTTCTAAACGAAGACCGGCCCGCCGATCGGAAGCGGTTTAGCCTTGCCCATGAATACGGCCATGTGATCTTGCACCCTTTCCCGTACGACGCGATGGAAAAGGAGGCCAACGAATTTGCCGCTGAGTTGCTCACTCCTGCCAGAGGAGTGCTACCAGATCTCAAGAAACCGTTGACCATTCCAAGACTTGGGCAATTGAAGCTGAAATGGCGTGTGGCAATGGCAGCATTGATCTACCGCGCTAAAGCGCTGAACGCGATAACCGATCAAGCTGCGACGTCTTTGTACAAGAAGATGAGTTACTACGGCTATCGAACGCGAGAGCCTGATGAGTTTAGTATTGAACATGAACAGGGCTCTTTATCAACTCAGCTCTTGGAATTGCACACAGAGGATTTGGGATACTCGTTCGACGAGTTGGCTGATGCTTTAAGAACTTTCCCAACTGAATTGGCAGAGATGCACGGCCTGAAACCGCCAGACCAGCGCCCGAAACCAAAACTGAAGCTGGTTATTGGAGGCGAGCTATGA
- a CDS encoding DUF3800 domain-containing protein gives MAAQNKRILCFIDECGTAGESGFALGCVMAWARECGRADKSLSDLLEPNANELHAANLSREYLQSLLARFAQTDRPEGMILMNRLGTVTEGTAPAIYAGNVIETVKVAVGQFRKLNRIRGRGVGNVELILDLNHHNTDPECQRMISEACQNDGRFKAVNRISQIDSAASRLLQLADVVAYARTWIHKGEENAKGLHENYGIRVL, from the coding sequence ATGGCGGCACAAAATAAGCGCATCCTCTGTTTCATCGACGAATGCGGAACCGCCGGCGAATCCGGCTTCGCGCTCGGATGCGTGATGGCCTGGGCGCGGGAGTGCGGACGCGCGGACAAATCCTTGAGCGATTTGCTGGAGCCGAATGCGAACGAGCTGCATGCGGCGAATCTGAGTCGTGAATATCTGCAAAGTCTTCTGGCGCGCTTCGCACAAACTGACCGCCCCGAGGGCATGATTCTGATGAATAGGCTAGGAACGGTCACGGAGGGCACTGCGCCGGCGATCTACGCCGGAAATGTCATCGAGACTGTCAAGGTCGCCGTCGGGCAGTTCCGGAAGCTGAACCGGATTCGCGGCCGGGGCGTCGGCAATGTGGAACTCATCCTCGATCTGAACCATCACAACACGGACCCCGAATGCCAGCGGATGATTTCAGAGGCGTGCCAGAATGACGGGCGATTTAAGGCAGTGAATCGCATCAGTCAGATCGATTCCGCAGCATCGCGCCTTCTCCAACTCGCTGACGTAGTCGCCTATGCGCGCACGTGGATTCACAAGGGCGAAGAGAATGCAAAGGGTCTACATGAGAACTACGGGATCCGGGTCCTTTGA
- a CDS encoding helix-turn-helix domain-containing protein — translation MAKTTTTRTSKTRKKAPEKSSTERIFGPKVYSHGYTGVPNILLRAQNRLGITPTQLTIIVQLLGYYYDPLRPPFPTKRDLAKRIGITEQTIRINIKALEEAGLVTREQWKTSAGDYGPNRYHLTGLINKLKKLEPDFEEERKEREEARALTETPRARASARARKAKGDGGTK, via the coding sequence ATGGCAAAGACAACCACGACCAGAACAAGCAAGACGCGCAAGAAGGCGCCGGAAAAATCCTCGACCGAACGCATCTTCGGACCGAAAGTCTATTCGCATGGGTATACAGGCGTTCCAAATATTCTGCTGCGCGCGCAAAACCGGCTGGGGATCACCCCGACCCAGTTGACCATCATCGTCCAGCTTCTCGGTTACTACTACGATCCGCTCCGCCCGCCTTTCCCGACGAAGCGCGATCTTGCAAAGCGCATCGGCATCACCGAGCAGACGATCAGGATCAACATTAAAGCGCTCGAGGAAGCAGGGCTCGTCACGCGCGAACAGTGGAAGACCAGCGCCGGTGACTACGGGCCGAACCGGTACCACCTGACCGGGCTGATCAACAAGCTGAAGAAGCTCGAACCGGATTTCGAGGAGGAACGGAAGGAGCGGGAGGAAGCCCGAGCCCTGACAGAGACACCGCGCGCCAGAGCCAGCGCCCGCGCCAGAAAGGCCAAGGGCGATGGCGGCACAAAATAA
- a CDS encoding DUF2493 domain-containing protein: MAYDTANTYETIELFGLTEKDAQLPIPEDHILTDRIIRESFEALLGPLRGTGLEAEIEPLAHGLATILQRRKVALGKEVDRTADKIGALAKSHDGSEIAETALEEAQARFLQLREIVGAIEVMSEAAAECYEIETGHAFIPAAGSRASVRAQETGAVFEARQLLEQHDRETAEKSKVEGVPLIVSGATDWTDVEVIFNTLDKVRERIRQNRNQEIFLCHKGGKHGAEMIAARWARARGVAQARFDPRWSAHGRAAPFKCNDEMLDDKFAATGVVLFGGNGVALNLGQKAEAKGLTVMRVADPAKKTAET, from the coding sequence ATGGCTTACGACACCGCAAACACCTACGAGACGATCGAACTTTTCGGGCTGACCGAGAAGGACGCGCAGCTGCCGATCCCGGAAGATCACATCCTGACCGACCGCATCATCCGCGAGAGCTTCGAGGCTCTGCTTGGCCCGCTGCGCGGGACCGGGCTTGAAGCGGAAATCGAACCGCTGGCCCATGGGCTCGCCACGATCCTGCAGCGCCGCAAGGTGGCGCTTGGCAAGGAGGTCGACCGCACCGCCGACAAGATCGGCGCGCTGGCAAAATCCCATGACGGATCGGAGATCGCCGAGACCGCGCTCGAAGAGGCGCAGGCGCGCTTTCTGCAGCTGCGCGAGATCGTCGGCGCGATCGAGGTGATGAGCGAGGCCGCAGCGGAATGCTACGAGATCGAAACGGGCCACGCCTTCATCCCGGCAGCCGGATCGCGGGCAAGCGTCCGGGCGCAAGAGACCGGGGCGGTCTTCGAGGCGCGGCAGCTCCTGGAGCAGCACGACCGTGAAACCGCCGAGAAGTCGAAAGTCGAGGGGGTGCCCCTGATCGTCTCGGGAGCCACCGACTGGACCGATGTCGAGGTGATCTTCAACACGCTCGACAAGGTTCGCGAGCGGATCAGGCAAAACCGCAACCAGGAGATATTCCTCTGCCACAAGGGTGGCAAGCACGGGGCGGAGATGATTGCGGCTCGGTGGGCCCGGGCACGCGGGGTAGCGCAGGCGCGCTTCGATCCGCGCTGGTCCGCGCACGGGCGGGCGGCACCGTTCAAGTGCAACGACGAGATGCTGGACGACAAGTTCGCGGCGACGGGGGTTGTACTCTTCGGCGGCAACGGGGTCGCGCTGAACCTCGGGCAGAAGGCAGAAGCGAAAGGCCTGACGGTCATGCGGGTTGCGGACCCGGCGAAGAAGACCGCGGAGACGTGA
- a CDS encoding SH3 domain-containing protein codes for MTAIRPICFWEWLDGISMQSQLNVAVRQKTFVAQLNTRTGFSSMPFSPERTKEIQSRIDARLRSGQANDWEVSFLTNMAERFQRYGTETRLSKAQYASLHKVLKLEREKPAQTRAAADHKTSQPAPKRSTRTGQARPRLVSVTRAINAPRRAVRKAQRQIMVPLVIADGFFALVGSLFESSNTRSTPYNPSAVPSSQTADAAYVYVIGTRVNQRAGPSTSNAVMGVLSEGTRVETLRDEGQWTQIRSNFGTGWMSSSFLSSVAPPTERPAAQDRSLRASDVRIIDGDTINVRGLRANVRLVGFNAPETWRPACTAEREVGDRATARLGQLVRGATSIEFERVACSCRPGTEGTDQCNFGRFCGSLFVDGRDVGSTLIAEGLAVPYRCGRTSCPPRPQPWCR; via the coding sequence ATGACTGCAATCCGGCCAATCTGTTTTTGGGAATGGCTGGATGGTATCTCGATGCAATCACAGCTTAATGTGGCCGTGCGGCAGAAGACATTTGTTGCGCAGCTCAACACCCGAACAGGTTTTTCCTCGATGCCTTTTTCTCCGGAACGCACCAAAGAGATCCAATCACGCATTGATGCGCGTTTGCGGTCCGGGCAGGCAAACGATTGGGAAGTGTCTTTTCTCACAAACATGGCTGAACGGTTTCAGCGTTATGGAACGGAGACGCGCCTGAGCAAAGCGCAGTATGCGAGCCTGCACAAAGTCTTGAAACTGGAACGGGAAAAACCGGCCCAGACAAGGGCAGCAGCCGACCACAAAACTTCTCAACCAGCACCGAAGCGCAGTACTAGAACGGGTCAGGCAAGACCCCGTCTGGTCTCCGTGACCCGCGCGATCAATGCACCTCGGCGGGCCGTGCGCAAGGCTCAACGCCAAATCATGGTGCCGTTGGTGATCGCTGACGGATTCTTCGCATTGGTTGGATCATTGTTTGAATCATCGAACACGCGATCCACACCCTACAATCCGTCAGCTGTTCCCTCATCGCAAACTGCCGACGCCGCTTACGTCTATGTGATAGGGACACGTGTCAATCAACGTGCTGGACCGTCTACTTCGAATGCCGTGATGGGTGTCTTGAGCGAGGGGACCCGCGTCGAAACGCTGCGCGATGAGGGGCAGTGGACCCAGATTCGATCCAACTTTGGTACGGGCTGGATGTCTTCCAGCTTCTTGTCGTCGGTGGCACCACCTACAGAGCGACCCGCTGCGCAGGACCGGTCGCTTCGCGCCAGCGATGTGCGGATCATCGACGGTGATACGATCAATGTTCGAGGCCTGAGAGCGAACGTGCGTCTCGTTGGATTTAACGCGCCTGAGACATGGAGACCAGCCTGCACTGCAGAGCGTGAGGTCGGGGATCGCGCGACTGCGCGTCTAGGTCAATTAGTGCGGGGTGCGACATCAATTGAATTTGAGCGCGTGGCCTGTTCCTGCCGGCCCGGGACAGAGGGCACGGATCAGTGCAACTTTGGGCGGTTCTGCGGCTCGTTGTTCGTTGACGGTCGGGACGTCGGCAGCACGCTCATTGCTGAAGGTCTGGCCGTGCCGTACAGATGTGGTCGCACCAGCTGTCCCCCACGCCCTCAACCCTGGTGCCGATAG
- a CDS encoding helix-turn-helix domain-containing protein: MSRSKRLTDADRMEIVREAAEGVSTSVLAERFGVSVRAIQYTLKADAERQTDAAIPVSAVSVKVTAEELEALDEVLAKAGIESRAEGLRRLIQAAGGVFVPDAQMAAEMARYRASLHEVGNGVAQIAKQMTRANRMGQGTDGGTRAAFTELRLAQMRRLARFILDSADEIDLLLRRRRDAMQLEATAALREFAHAAE; the protein is encoded by the coding sequence ATGTCGCGCTCAAAACGTCTCACAGATGCGGACCGCATGGAGATCGTTCGCGAAGCTGCGGAAGGCGTTTCCACTTCAGTGCTGGCGGAACGGTTTGGCGTTTCGGTGCGGGCGATCCAGTACACGCTCAAAGCCGATGCCGAGCGCCAGACGGATGCCGCGATCCCGGTCTCAGCAGTCAGTGTGAAGGTTACGGCTGAGGAGCTTGAGGCGCTCGACGAGGTACTGGCGAAGGCGGGGATCGAGAGCCGGGCCGAGGGGCTGCGGCGGCTCATTCAAGCGGCAGGCGGGGTGTTCGTTCCGGACGCGCAGATGGCAGCAGAGATGGCGCGCTACCGCGCCTCTCTGCACGAGGTTGGCAATGGGGTCGCGCAGATCGCCAAGCAGATGACGCGGGCCAACCGGATGGGGCAGGGGACTGACGGTGGCACGCGTGCCGCGTTCACCGAATTGCGCCTCGCGCAGATGCGCAGGTTGGCGCGGTTCATCCTAGACAGTGCTGACGAGATCGACCTGCTTCTGCGCCGCCGTCGGGACGCGATGCAGCTGGAGGCCACGGCCGCGCTGAGGGAGTTTGCCCATGCGGCTGAATGA
- a CDS encoding relaxase/mobilization nuclease domain-containing protein: MRLNDAVDAVTGEVFRDGWSRIRGSMQGLHVAKQSQLVRAAAGHRPAVFKAIRGGGTHTKSQLTNQLEYLTTKSTHIVDSSGFLDGKAKLEAGDIKDLTERFAKRWDAGFKPKLGQTTHMLMSFPIGTRGEDVRDIATDVAERFFQTDEGHFDYIIAVHEDRDHPHAHLVLNRRSQEGEFFFLGRNHRFNYDDFRLAMVEEAEKYGVRLEAARRVDRGVVHYPARTSEVYAAREEGRAPRERERVGQDLTRTLAEIANTRTVYHSLAAEASREAREDIAAALFRAGEVLAHGGQVDRTGDVYMAEDQSFEDLRSLYAEKLARVQGMIAEKSDAERPVLEKRLIQIQTQVQHMQPLGLRSSTLSETPSEGGIYSEANIDASQRERLAEPDLRSRIDAALRGTGISTSEVVARIETGASNAALEHQWIANDLSKVAEARDLTLERRADLEQARDILNDVHVALGTLLERENVLRRDGVMEAEPVSERFHYHEDAVRAMEGTIRQEMRADGLTAQQIEDRDWEVVARAEHRVEAEQRAYLEKHPELLARPGDVIDRSEPYREAITDAARASEITREVDRIMESRDVRTPVADAVTKDLRARYPDMPSHLARGLGATYADVVDMRDTEAINQVRRDNELREGLGVGTRDERLATRDETAPQTDRTDLLADEIARVLDHERAGELSAPFETEAERDAFRGEIARVLDDRQLARLTSGDADALDKVLEDRLDRLYVAKVYLQSDAATANTEALRQVVDDLADAEYEKHRATDVDGETERGQVH; this comes from the coding sequence ATGCGGCTGAATGATGCCGTCGATGCCGTCACGGGCGAGGTCTTCCGGGACGGCTGGAGCCGGATCCGGGGCTCGATGCAGGGGCTGCATGTCGCCAAGCAGAGCCAGCTTGTGCGCGCGGCGGCAGGGCATCGGCCAGCCGTCTTTAAGGCGATCCGGGGCGGCGGTACGCATACCAAATCACAGCTCACAAACCAGCTCGAGTACCTCACCACCAAGTCCACCCATATCGTGGACAGTAGCGGGTTTCTGGATGGCAAGGCAAAGCTCGAGGCGGGTGACATCAAGGATCTGACCGAGCGCTTTGCTAAGCGGTGGGATGCAGGCTTCAAACCCAAGCTTGGCCAGACCACCCACATGCTCATGTCCTTCCCCATCGGCACGCGCGGCGAGGATGTGCGCGACATCGCAACGGATGTAGCCGAGCGGTTCTTCCAGACTGATGAGGGGCATTTCGATTACATCATCGCGGTGCATGAGGACCGCGATCACCCCCATGCGCATCTGGTGCTGAACCGCCGCTCGCAGGAAGGCGAGTTCTTTTTCCTCGGGCGCAACCATCGCTTCAACTATGACGACTTCCGCCTCGCCATGGTCGAGGAGGCGGAGAAGTACGGCGTGCGCCTGGAAGCCGCGCGCCGGGTGGATCGCGGCGTCGTGCATTACCCCGCCCGGACCAGCGAGGTCTATGCGGCGAGGGAAGAGGGCCGCGCGCCCCGCGAACGGGAACGCGTGGGGCAGGACCTGACGCGGACGCTGGCGGAGATCGCCAACACAAGAACTGTCTACCACTCGCTTGCCGCGGAGGCTTCGCGCGAGGCGCGGGAAGACATCGCTGCGGCCCTCTTCCGCGCGGGCGAGGTGCTGGCGCATGGCGGGCAGGTGGACCGAACAGGAGATGTGTACATGGCCGAGGATCAAAGTTTCGAGGATCTGAGAAGCCTCTATGCGGAAAAGCTCGCGCGGGTGCAGGGCATGATCGCCGAGAAGTCCGATGCGGAACGTCCTGTGCTGGAAAAACGCCTCATCCAGATCCAGACGCAGGTCCAGCACATGCAGCCTCTCGGTTTGCGATCATCCACGCTGTCAGAAACCCCCTCGGAGGGCGGGATCTATTCCGAGGCCAATATTGACGCCAGCCAGCGCGAGCGACTGGCCGAGCCCGACCTGAGATCGCGCATTGACGCGGCACTACGGGGCACCGGGATCAGCACATCGGAAGTGGTGGCCCGGATCGAGACGGGCGCCTCAAATGCAGCGCTCGAGCATCAATGGATCGCCAATGATCTCTCCAAAGTAGCTGAGGCGCGCGATCTGACCCTTGAACGCCGCGCCGATCTGGAGCAGGCGCGCGACATTCTCAACGATGTGCATGTCGCGCTTGGCACGCTTCTGGAACGGGAGAACGTGCTGCGTCGGGATGGCGTCATGGAAGCGGAACCGGTCAGCGAGCGGTTCCACTATCACGAGGACGCGGTCCGGGCGATGGAAGGGACAATCCGTCAGGAGATGCGCGCAGACGGCCTGACAGCGCAGCAGATCGAGGACCGGGACTGGGAGGTTGTGGCAAGGGCGGAGCACCGGGTTGAGGCGGAGCAGCGCGCGTATCTCGAGAAACACCCGGAGCTGCTGGCACGGCCGGGCGATGTGATCGACCGGTCTGAACCCTACAGGGAGGCCATCACCGATGCGGCCCGCGCCAGCGAGATCACCCGCGAGGTCGACCGGATCATGGAGAGTCGCGATGTCCGCACCCCAGTTGCGGATGCTGTCACCAAGGACTTGCGCGCGCGCTATCCAGACATGCCGTCCCACCTCGCCCGTGGGCTCGGCGCGACCTATGCCGACGTCGTCGATATGCGGGACACGGAGGCCATCAATCAGGTTCGCCGCGACAACGAGTTGCGCGAGGGGCTTGGGGTTGGCACGCGTGACGAACGTCTAGCCACCCGCGATGAAACGGCGCCGCAGACTGACCGTACCGACCTTCTCGCAGACGAAATCGCGCGTGTCCTGGACCATGAGCGGGCGGGGGAGTTGTCCGCGCCCTTCGAGACCGAGGCGGAGCGGGACGCTTTCCGCGGCGAGATCGCGCGGGTGCTGGATGACCGCCAACTTGCGCGGCTCACATCCGGCGATGCCGATGCGCTGGACAAGGTTCTCGAGGACCGCCTCGACCGGCTCTATGTCGCCAAGGTCTACCTGCAATCCGATGCCGCAACGGCCAACACCGAGGCCCTGCGTCAAGTGGTCGATGATCTGGCCGATGCCGAGTATGAAAAACACCGCGCGACAGACGTGGACGGCGAGACTGAGCGGGGCCAGGTCCATTGA
- a CDS encoding type IV secretory system conjugative DNA transfer family protein translates to MGKARIATGVLLVTLVTAAMGYTIASAVLTYQDLGFGAEIDFAYIAQNYMGIRDRRPEDAQLIHLIIGSFAAAGMMLSLALSGSALTRFGQTHWQSAREMKANGFFGAPGTGFILGKLGTPGSRAKYICSKVFPHALIVAPTGRGKTTGFVIPNLLTWQGSAVTLDVKGECFEATARHRAAQGDKVYRFAPTDWEGKRTHRYNPLLRIYQLKDPARQQMELQLLATLFLQSDNDRVQGLLKGGIDLFVAAGLLAFQRKRPTLGEIYRIAASGGNKQKEYFARGHEVDNRAAKLIFTRLASTNNDTLTSYVSLLMTSGLDQWQNPAIDEATAVSDFDFRTIRKKPFSVYLVVQPLMVKPLAPLIRLFFSDLLSAMQEKDPGPDEPWPVMIMLDEFNRLGKMPIVVESIETLRTYRGHLAVVTQTIPALDEIYGENTRRALQGNAGVKLYLTPSDEKTVEELSKAVGKTTKTVVTRSQSIGKNPFEGRSQSTRTEESSLLPEDEARRLPLDEIVMVIDAQMPVRAKRIQYFDDRLFKAIHAAQTGELPFPKPGGGGPQGNLPLSVRAMPMTPPANGPSGSDAVVETTRQEAGSQTSGQTDVAPKKTAPVVYAVVAEEQRQMEMDFGGPVADTETVRVDDEAQMRSAVDGLEDMEAMLQEEGGQKLVTR, encoded by the coding sequence ATGGGAAAGGCGCGGATCGCGACCGGCGTTTTGCTGGTAACGCTGGTGACCGCCGCCATGGGCTATACCATCGCCTCGGCGGTGCTGACCTACCAGGATCTCGGCTTCGGGGCCGAGATCGACTTCGCCTATATCGCGCAGAACTACATGGGGATCCGCGATCGCCGCCCGGAGGACGCGCAACTTATTCACCTGATCATCGGCAGCTTCGCCGCCGCTGGCATGATGCTGAGCCTCGCTCTCTCAGGTTCAGCTCTGACACGGTTTGGCCAAACCCATTGGCAGAGCGCGCGCGAGATGAAGGCCAACGGGTTTTTTGGCGCGCCCGGCACCGGCTTCATCCTCGGCAAGCTGGGGACGCCCGGCTCCCGCGCAAAATACATTTGCTCCAAGGTCTTCCCGCATGCGCTGATCGTGGCGCCCACGGGTCGCGGTAAGACCACGGGCTTTGTCATTCCGAACCTGCTGACCTGGCAAGGCTCTGCCGTGACGCTTGATGTGAAGGGCGAGTGTTTCGAGGCCACCGCCCGCCACCGCGCAGCACAGGGCGACAAGGTCTATCGGTTTGCCCCCACCGATTGGGAGGGCAAGCGCACGCATCGCTACAACCCGCTCCTGCGCATCTATCAACTGAAAGACCCCGCGCGCCAGCAGATGGAATTGCAGCTTCTGGCGACGCTCTTCCTGCAGAGCGACAATGACCGGGTGCAGGGCCTCCTCAAAGGCGGGATCGATCTCTTCGTGGCGGCAGGCCTGCTGGCCTTCCAGCGCAAGCGCCCGACCCTGGGCGAGATCTACCGCATCGCGGCCTCGGGCGGGAACAAGCAGAAGGAGTATTTCGCGCGGGGCCACGAGGTCGACAACAGGGCGGCCAAACTGATCTTCACGCGGCTCGCTTCGACCAATAACGACACGCTGACCTCCTATGTCTCGCTCCTGATGACCTCGGGGCTCGACCAATGGCAGAATCCTGCCATAGACGAGGCGACGGCGGTCTCGGATTTTGATTTCCGGACGATCCGCAAGAAGCCCTTTTCGGTCTATCTCGTGGTCCAGCCGCTGATGGTGAAACCGCTCGCGCCGCTGATCCGCCTCTTCTTCTCCGATCTTCTTTCCGCCATGCAGGAAAAGGACCCGGGGCCTGACGAGCCGTGGCCCGTGATGATCATGCTCGACGAGTTCAACCGCTTGGGCAAAATGCCGATCGTGGTCGAGAGCATCGAGACGCTGCGGACCTATCGCGGTCATCTGGCCGTGGTCACGCAAACCATCCCCGCCCTCGATGAAATCTACGGCGAGAACACCCGCCGCGCCCTGCAGGGTAACGCCGGCGTGAAGCTCTACCTCACGCCCTCTGACGAAAAGACCGTCGAGGAGCTGAGCAAGGCGGTCGGCAAGACCACGAAGACCGTGGTCACGCGGTCGCAATCCATCGGCAAGAACCCCTTCGAGGGGCGCAGCCAATCAACACGGACCGAGGAAAGCTCCTTGCTTCCTGAAGATGAAGCGCGCCGCCTGCCGCTCGACGAGATAGTCATGGTCATCGATGCCCAGATGCCGGTCCGGGCAAAGCGGATCCAGTACTTCGACGATCGGCTGTTCAAGGCAATCCACGCGGCACAGACGGGGGAGTTGCCGTTTCCGAAGCCGGGAGGAGGGGGGCCGCAGGGGAACCTGCCGCTGAGCGTGCGCGCCATGCCGATGACTCCGCCCGCGAACGGACCAAGTGGGTCTGACGCCGTTGTGGAGACCACACGCCAAGAAGCGGGTAGTCAAACGTCAGGGCAAACCGACGTCGCACCAAAAAAGACTGCGCCTGTCGTTTACGCCGTCGTCGCGGAGGAACAGCGACAGATGGAGATGGATTTTGGGGGCCCGGTCGCGGATACCGAGACAGTGCGCGTGGATGATGAGGCGCAGATGCGCTCTGCAGTCGATGGCTTAGAAGACATGGAAGCGATGCTGCAGGAGGAAGGTGGTCAAAAGCTGGTAACCCGATAG